A single Oncorhynchus mykiss isolate Arlee chromosome 22, USDA_OmykA_1.1, whole genome shotgun sequence DNA region contains:
- the LOC110501641 gene encoding ribulose-phosphate 3-epimerase — protein sequence MHVTVLGPEQWVKPMAGANQYTFHPEATTNAGNLIKEIKESGMKVGLAIKPGTTVEELAPWAGQINMALVMTVEPGFGGQKFMEDMMPKAESQFPSLDIVDGGVGPSAIH from the exons ATGCACGTGACGGTATTGGGGCCAGAGCAGTGGGTGAAACCCATGGCAGGAGCCAATCAGTACACATTCCACCCGGAGGCCACCACCAATGCTGGAAACCTCATCAAGGAGATCAAAGAGAGCGGCATGAAA GTGGGCCTGGCCATAAAGCCTGGGACTACAGTAGAGGAGTTGGCACCGTGGGCTGGACAGATCAACATGGCTCTGGTCATGACTGTAGAGCCTGGCTTTGGAGGCCAGAAGTTCATGGAGGACATGATGCCCAAGGCC GAGAGTCAGTTTCCCTCTCTGGACATTGTGGACGGAGGAGTGGGTCCTTCTGCCATCCATTAG